A single Anatilimnocola floriformis DNA region contains:
- a CDS encoding NUDIX hydrolase, with product MAFSYNFARPALTVDIVVFALDDEDLQVMLIERDLEPFAGQWALPGGFVRVEETLDQAASRELREETGLHDLFLEQLFTFGDVQRDPRDRVVTVAYYALVNLAGHNVQASTDARNAAWFPVTELPTLAFDHARIIETALDRLRGKVRYQPLGFELLPERFTLRQLQHLYEIILGRELDKRNFRKKVLSMGIIKETNEIEKDVAHRAARLFRFDERAYQKLTRQGFNFEI from the coding sequence GTGGCCTTCAGTTACAACTTCGCACGGCCGGCATTGACGGTCGACATCGTAGTTTTCGCCCTCGACGACGAGGATCTGCAAGTCATGCTCATCGAGCGCGACCTCGAGCCGTTTGCCGGCCAGTGGGCGTTGCCTGGTGGGTTTGTGCGGGTCGAGGAAACGCTCGATCAAGCGGCCAGCCGAGAGTTGCGCGAGGAAACCGGTCTGCACGATCTTTTTCTCGAGCAGTTGTTTACGTTCGGCGACGTGCAGCGCGATCCGCGCGATCGAGTTGTGACCGTGGCTTATTACGCGCTCGTCAATCTGGCCGGCCATAACGTGCAGGCTAGTACCGACGCGCGCAACGCGGCGTGGTTTCCCGTCACCGAGTTGCCGACGCTAGCCTTTGATCATGCAAGGATCATCGAGACAGCACTCGACCGGCTGCGCGGCAAGGTCCGTTATCAGCCGCTCGGTTTCGAACTGTTGCCGGAACGTTTCACGCTCAGGCAATTGCAGCACCTTTACGAAATCATTCTCGGCCGGGAACTCGACAAGCGAAACTTTCGCAAGAAGGTGCTCAGCATGGGGATCATCAAGGAAACCAATGAAATCGAGAAAGACGTAGCCCATCGCGCGGCGCGGCTGTTCCGGTTTGATGAGCGGGCCTACCAAAAGCTGACGCGGCAGGGATTTAACTTTGAGATTTGA
- a CDS encoding nucleoside 2-deoxyribosyltransferase domain-containing protein, whose translation MRQVQAPEECAEQGTTVFLAGGISDTENWQAVVIAQLRNTPGVIANPRREEYEPSDAVGREQIAWEYRHLQRAGLVAFWFPPETLCPIALFELGACCSSRVPLIVGAHPGYRRRFDLVEQLSLRRPEVQLIDSLDEFVCQIHAYQVLQGEMR comes from the coding sequence ATGAGACAGGTGCAAGCGCCGGAGGAATGTGCCGAACAAGGAACAACCGTTTTTCTCGCCGGTGGTATTAGTGATACGGAAAACTGGCAGGCGGTTGTGATCGCTCAGTTGCGTAACACGCCCGGTGTGATTGCGAATCCGCGGCGCGAGGAGTATGAGCCGAGCGATGCTGTGGGGCGCGAACAGATTGCTTGGGAATATCGCCATTTGCAGCGGGCCGGGTTGGTGGCGTTTTGGTTTCCGCCGGAGACGCTTTGTCCGATTGCCCTCTTCGAACTTGGCGCGTGCTGCAGTTCGAGAGTGCCGCTGATTGTCGGAGCACATCCCGGTTATCGGCGGCGGTTTGATTTGGTGGAGCAACTCTCGCTGCGGCGGCCTGAGGTGCAGTTGATCGATTCACTGGACGAATTCGTTTGCCAAATTCACGCTTACCAGGTTCTGCAAGGAGAAATGCGATGA
- the pncA gene encoding bifunctional nicotinamidase/pyrazinamidase → MRALILVDIQNDFLPGGTLAVPQGDEVVAVANELMPQYDLVVATQDWHPADHQSFARHHPGSQVGDVIELHGLPQVLWPVHCVQGTSGADFSPRLNLAGIQHVVQKGTDREVDSYSGFFDNARRRATGLEKLLRENRVEDVHVLGLATDYCVRATAIDAVDLGFRVTLIERGCRGVELKRGDCQQAIDEMRQAGVTIQ, encoded by the coding sequence ATGAGGGCGTTGATCCTCGTTGACATTCAAAACGACTTTCTTCCTGGTGGAACTCTCGCAGTGCCGCAGGGAGATGAAGTGGTCGCCGTGGCGAACGAGCTGATGCCGCAATACGACCTGGTCGTTGCGACACAGGATTGGCATCCTGCCGATCATCAGTCGTTTGCTCGGCACCATCCGGGGAGTCAGGTCGGCGACGTGATTGAGTTGCATGGCCTGCCGCAGGTGCTGTGGCCTGTTCATTGTGTTCAAGGAACTAGCGGCGCCGATTTTTCGCCGAGACTGAACCTCGCGGGCATTCAGCATGTCGTGCAGAAGGGAACGGATCGCGAGGTCGATAGCTACAGCGGATTTTTTGACAACGCACGTCGGCGCGCGACCGGGCTAGAGAAGTTGCTCCGAGAAAATCGCGTCGAGGACGTTCACGTGCTCGGGCTCGCGACTGATTACTGCGTGCGAGCGACGGCGATTGATGCGGTGGACTTGGGCTTTCGAGTGACGCTCATCGAGCGCGGTTGCCGAGGCGTGGAATTGAAGCGTGGTGATTGCCAACAGGCGATCGATGAAATGCGGCAGGCGGGAGTAACGATCCAATAG